GCAAAACAGCATACTGCTTCAAGCTTTAAAACAGTCAATAAAAAGGTGATGATTTTTTGTGACAAAGGTTATTTTAGTTAGACATGGTCAAACATTTTGGAATTTAGAATTAAAATATCAAGGCCACTCTGATATTGCCTTGACTGATTTAGGAATTAGTCAGGCGAAACAGGTTGCTGAGCGTTTAGCTACTGAGAACATCTCAGCTGTCTATGCAAGTGATTTATCTAGAGCATATCATACGGCGGAATTTATTGCGCATAAGCATAAATTAACGGTCATTGCTATGCCTGAATTTAGAGAGATTTCCTTTGGGGAATGGGAAGGACTTAATTATAGTAAAATTAATGATCAATGGCCTGAAGTGATGAACAAACTTTTTACTCATCCTGATGAAATCAGAATTCCTGGCGGAGAAACTTTTCGCGAACTAAAAGAACGTTCACAATCAGCAATCGAAAGATTAATTGCCCAACATGAAGATGACACCATTGTGGTTGTTTCACATGGCGGAACCATAAGAACACTACTTTGTGCTGCTCTTGATATCCATTTAAATCGAGTTTGGAACATAAAACAAGATAATACAGCGGTTAATATTGTTGAATATTATCCAGATCGAACGATGGTCGCACTAGTGAATGACACTCATCATCTTAACTCATAAATTTAGCTTAAACTAAAGATGTTTTCGGGCTGACACTTGTAACCTATCTTATTAAAGATAAAAT
This portion of the Sporomusaceae bacterium FL31 genome encodes:
- a CDS encoding alpha-ribazole phosphatase, whose amino-acid sequence is MTKVILVRHGQTFWNLELKYQGHSDIALTDLGISQAKQVAERLATENISAVYASDLSRAYHTAEFIAHKHKLTVIAMPEFREISFGEWEGLNYSKINDQWPEVMNKLFTHPDEIRIPGGETFRELKERSQSAIERLIAQHEDDTIVVVSHGGTIRTLLCAALDIHLNRVWNIKQDNTAVNIVEYYPDRTMVALVNDTHHLNS